The window ATCGGGGTCATCACCCGCGAGGAATGCATTGCCTACAGCATTACTGGGCCGACACTTCGGTCCACCGGCGTGGCCTGGGATCTCCGCAAGGCCTTCCCGTACTCGGGTATCGAGCAGTTCGAGTTCGAAGTGCCGGTGGGGGAATTCGGCGATGTATACGACCGCTATCGGGTCCGCATCGAGGAAATGCTTCAATCGGTCAGCATCGTCCAGCAGGTCGCCGCGGTAATGCCGAAAGGTGACTACCGAACCGACGACCGCAAAGTGACTCCGCCCCCGCGGCAGCGGATCGATGAATCGATGGAAGCGTTGATCCACCATTTCAAGATCTTCACCGAAGGTTTCCGGGTGCCGCCGGGCGAGACCTACGTCGCCATCGAGTCACCCCGGGGGGAGTTGGGCTGCTATCTGGTCTCGGATGGTGAGGGCAAGCCCTACCGGATCCACACCCGGGCCCCATCCTTCTACAACCTCCAGGGCCTTCCGATCATGATGGCCGACTCAACCGTGGCCGACACCATCGCCACGATCGCTTCCCTTGATCCTGTCATGGGCGACGTCGACCGCTAATCATGGAAATGACACCCGACAAGGTCCAGGCCTGGCTTGATCGCTACATCGAGGCGTGGCGCAGTTACGACCGCGATGAGATCAAGTCATTGTTCTCAGACGATGTCTCGTACAAATATCATCCATGGGACGAGGCCCTGGTTGGATCCGATGCCGTGGCTGACAGCTGGATAGGCGATCAGGACGAGCCTGGAAGCTGGGAGGCCTCATATCGCCCTCTCCTTGTCGCCGGGAACAAGGTTTTCACCACTGGAACCTCCTCATACTCGGATGGCCGTGTGTTTTGGAACCTGTGGGAGATCGAGTTCGACGGGGAGGGCAGGTGCGTGCGGTTCTCCGAATGGTTCATGCTCCAACCGAGGTCTTGAAGCTCGACCTTCGGGCCCGTAAGGGTTATTGATCGTTTCTGAGGGCTCGCCGCTTGCGAGCC is drawn from Acidimicrobiia bacterium and contains these coding sequences:
- a CDS encoding NADH-quinone oxidoreductase subunit D; translated protein: VTRMDYLAPLHNELAFSLAVERLLGVGVPPRGQAIRILMTELNRISSHLVAMATNGMDIGALSIMTYGFRERESILAFFEKVTGLRLNHNYIRPGGVAADLPPGWRADVAAICENIPARIADYDDMLRENPIWTGRTRGIGVITREECIAYSITGPTLRSTGVAWDLRKAFPYSGIEQFEFEVPVGEFGDVYDRYRVRIEEMLQSVSIVQQVAAVMPKGDYRTDDRKVTPPPRQRIDESMEALIHHFKIFTEGFRVPPGETYVAIESPRGELGCYLVSDGEGKPYRIHTRAPSFYNLQGLPIMMADSTVADTIATIASLDPVMGDVDR
- a CDS encoding nuclear transport factor 2 family protein; amino-acid sequence: MEMTPDKVQAWLDRYIEAWRSYDRDEIKSLFSDDVSYKYHPWDEALVGSDAVADSWIGDQDEPGSWEASYRPLLVAGNKVFTTGTSSYSDGRVFWNLWEIEFDGEGRCVRFSEWFMLQPRS